The Sinomonas sp. P10A9 genome includes a window with the following:
- a CDS encoding collagen-like triple helix repeat-containing protein — protein sequence MTVIQRLIGAHRVAIGAGLALLVTGAALVPAAVAASVNAGQTFYACLTPGQTLGSVGTTQPQCATHDQAISWNSVGPQGPSGPTGAQGPAGAQGPAGPAGGSERFWSFSGSTTYYALEATITGSEVLPAGTVFALDPILNTISSSDCRTAGGDFFFDVKLNGVPLSSPTTNTTSIRLTADTKLSVTAKCYGVQVGTPFHVSGGIAFKAFSLTPFQ from the coding sequence GTGACAGTCATCCAGCGGCTCATCGGCGCCCACCGCGTGGCGATCGGTGCGGGGCTTGCGCTCCTCGTGACGGGCGCAGCGCTCGTCCCTGCGGCAGTGGCGGCGAGCGTCAACGCAGGGCAGACGTTCTATGCGTGCCTCACTCCGGGCCAGACCCTCGGCTCAGTCGGGACCACACAGCCCCAGTGCGCGACCCACGATCAGGCGATCAGCTGGAACAGCGTTGGCCCGCAGGGTCCCAGCGGTCCTACGGGGGCGCAGGGTCCAGCGGGGGCGCAGGGTCCAGCGGGACCGGCCGGTGGGAGCGAGCGGTTCTGGTCATTCTCCGGCTCGACCACCTACTACGCCCTCGAGGCGACCATCACGGGGAGCGAGGTCCTTCCGGCGGGGACGGTCTTCGCGCTGGATCCGATCCTCAACACGATCTCGTCGTCAGACTGCCGTACTGCCGGGGGTGACTTCTTCTTCGATGTCAAGCTGAATGGGGTTCCGCTTTCGTCGCCGACGACGAACACCACTTCCATCAGACTCACCGCGGACACCAAACTGTCCGTGACCGCCAAGTGCTACGGGGTACAGGTGGGAACGCCGTTCCATGTCTCGGGCGGCATTGCCTTCAAGGCGTTCTCGCTGACGCCGTTCCAGTAG
- a CDS encoding lipase maturation factor family protein, with protein sequence MLQRGVAALFFVAFLSSLNQFPALVGEHGLLPVPEYLAGFHRLRRPSLFRFRYSDRLFRWVCAVGLVVAGLLVVGVPQMGPWWVPLVAFLVLWALYMSIVNVGQTFYGFGWEMLLLEAGFTVAFLGSDQVPPPRPVLILLVWLVFRLEFGAGMIKIRGGAEWRNLTALYYHHETQPMPGPLSRQFHLLPKWMHRSEVVGNHVAQLVVPFFLFFPQPVGSVAAAVVVVTQLWLVLSGNFAWLNWSAIILAFAAMGDSALHAVLPFVPADLSSASWNAASPENTGRMTAWPASGDWSAWVWVAVVLAASLLLLVLSWWPAKNLVSRQQLMNASFNRWQLVNTYGAFGSVTKNRVEIVVEGTLDTVPAEDAEWREYRFRGKPGEPERIPRQWAPYHLRLDWLMWFLPLRTVHEEWFYTFLMKLLNADPAMLRLLREDPFDGERPRWIRARSALYEFSSHAEFRETHQRWVVTPLRVLIRPIGLKDR encoded by the coding sequence ATGCTGCAGCGCGGCGTCGCGGCCCTCTTCTTCGTCGCGTTCCTCTCGAGCCTCAACCAGTTCCCCGCGCTCGTGGGCGAACACGGCCTGCTGCCCGTCCCCGAGTACCTCGCGGGATTCCATCGCCTGCGCCGCCCAAGCCTCTTCCGCTTCCGCTACTCTGACCGGCTGTTCCGCTGGGTGTGCGCCGTGGGGCTCGTGGTCGCGGGGCTGCTGGTCGTCGGCGTCCCACAGATGGGACCCTGGTGGGTGCCCCTCGTGGCGTTCCTCGTGTTGTGGGCCCTGTATATGTCGATCGTGAACGTGGGCCAGACGTTCTACGGCTTCGGGTGGGAGATGCTCCTGCTCGAGGCGGGATTCACCGTCGCGTTCCTCGGCTCGGACCAGGTCCCGCCTCCGCGGCCCGTCCTCATCCTTCTCGTGTGGCTCGTGTTCCGGCTCGAGTTCGGCGCAGGGATGATCAAGATCCGCGGCGGGGCCGAGTGGCGCAATCTCACCGCGCTGTACTACCACCACGAGACGCAGCCCATGCCGGGCCCGCTGAGCCGGCAGTTCCATCTCCTGCCGAAATGGATGCACCGCTCAGAGGTCGTGGGGAACCACGTCGCACAGCTCGTTGTGCCGTTCTTCCTCTTCTTCCCGCAGCCCGTGGGATCTGTCGCGGCGGCGGTGGTCGTCGTGACGCAGCTGTGGCTCGTGCTCTCGGGGAACTTCGCGTGGCTCAACTGGTCAGCGATCATCCTCGCCTTCGCAGCCATGGGCGACTCCGCATTGCACGCAGTGCTCCCCTTCGTGCCAGCGGACCTCTCGTCGGCATCGTGGAACGCCGCCTCCCCCGAGAACACAGGGCGCATGACGGCGTGGCCCGCCTCGGGCGACTGGTCCGCCTGGGTGTGGGTCGCCGTCGTGCTCGCGGCGTCACTGCTCCTGCTTGTGCTGTCGTGGTGGCCCGCGAAGAACCTCGTCTCGAGGCAGCAGCTCATGAACGCCTCCTTCAACCGGTGGCAGCTCGTGAACACGTACGGGGCCTTCGGCTCGGTGACCAAGAACCGCGTGGAGATCGTCGTGGAGGGAACGCTCGATACGGTACCCGCCGAGGACGCCGAGTGGCGCGAGTACCGGTTCCGCGGCAAGCCCGGTGAGCCGGAGCGGATCCCGCGGCAGTGGGCGCCCTACCATCTGCGGCTCGACTGGCTCATGTGGTTCCTGCCGCTGCGCACCGTGCACGAGGAATGGTTCTACACGTTCCTCATGAAGCTCCTGAACGCGGACCCCGCCATGCTCAGGCTCCTGCGCGAGGATCCGTTCGACGGCGAGCGGCCCCGCTGGATCCGCGCCCGGTCCGCCCTGTACGAGTTCTCGAGCCACGCGGAATTCCGCGAGACGCACCAGCGGTGGGTCGTCACCCCGCTGCGGGTGCTCATCCGGCCGATCGGGCTCAAGGACAGATGA
- a CDS encoding fluoride efflux transporter FluC, whose translation MTSDPPPAPSVPGTAHDAGAAPAAAHTPSRLPAPARFAHPFSPSVLTLVFAGGILGALSRWALGTVIPAPDGWPLATLLINLAGALALGGLLESLARRGPDVGPRRLVRLTAGTGFLGAFTTYSTLAVEGSRLLIAGRAADGVWYLALSLLGGAAATLVGVAGAAWLHREDRRGLAAEAHVAAHPHGGGHARPTSEGHVLEVTSSDSQNVTPRRSAERQPGPDGISEDPR comes from the coding sequence GTGACCAGTGACCCCCCGCCCGCGCCTTCCGTGCCCGGCACCGCGCACGACGCCGGAGCCGCGCCCGCCGCTGCCCACACGCCGTCGCGTCTACCTGCTCCCGCGCGCTTTGCACATCCGTTCTCCCCAAGCGTCCTGACGCTCGTGTTCGCCGGCGGGATACTCGGTGCGCTGTCACGCTGGGCGCTCGGCACCGTGATCCCGGCCCCGGACGGCTGGCCCCTCGCCACGCTCCTGATCAATCTGGCCGGGGCCCTCGCGCTCGGTGGGCTTCTCGAGTCCCTGGCCCGCCGCGGGCCGGACGTGGGCCCCCGCCGCCTCGTGCGCCTGACCGCAGGGACCGGGTTCCTCGGCGCGTTCACGACCTACTCGACGCTCGCCGTCGAGGGCTCGCGCCTCCTCATCGCCGGCCGCGCGGCCGACGGCGTGTGGTACCTCGCGCTGAGCCTGCTCGGGGGCGCTGCGGCGACCCTCGTCGGGGTTGCTGGAGCAGCGTGGCTGCACCGCGAGGACCGGCGCGGCCTGGCCGCCGAGGCCCACGTTGCGGCGCACCCCCATGGCGGCGGCCACGCCCGCCCCACGTCTGAAGGCCACGTTCTGGAGGTCACCTCAAGTGACTCCCAGAACGTGACCCCCAGACGGAGTGCGGAGCGCCAGCCGGGCCCCGACGGCATCTCGGAGGATCCCCGGTGA
- a CDS encoding fluoride efflux transporter FluC has product MNPAEVLLLGVAGGLGAVARYVLDTAVSRRVKAPLPVATISINVSGSLLLGLIAGAVLAGADPALQAVLGTGFLGGYTTFSTASYQSVSLALSGRWAAAVVNGVGTLALCLAAALGGLALGGALTV; this is encoded by the coding sequence GTGAACCCGGCCGAGGTGCTGCTGCTGGGAGTTGCGGGCGGGCTCGGCGCCGTCGCGCGCTATGTGCTCGACACCGCGGTGAGCCGCCGGGTGAAGGCCCCGCTGCCCGTCGCCACGATTTCCATCAACGTGAGCGGGTCGCTGCTCCTGGGCCTCATCGCCGGTGCCGTGCTCGCGGGCGCCGATCCGGCGCTGCAGGCGGTGCTCGGGACGGGGTTCCTCGGCGGGTACACGACGTTCTCGACCGCGAGCTACCAGAGCGTGAGCCTCGCGCTCAGCGGGAGGTGGGCGGCCGCCGTCGTGAACGGGGTCGGAACGCTCGCGCTGTGCCTCGCGGCCGCGCTCGGCGGACTCGCGCTCGGCGGCGCGCTCACGGTCTGA
- a CDS encoding YbhB/YbcL family Raf kinase inhibitor-like protein, with translation MSGNDPFDRIPPTAAFTVTSTTAADGEPWPAPQYSGAFDVPGGEDISPQLSWSGAPEGTKSFAVTVYDPDAPTQSGFWHWAVVNIPASVTELPEGAGTASGELLPTGAFQLRNDAGTAQFVGAAPPSGHGPHRYFITVHALDVEDLGVGADASPAFLGFNIFFHTLARAVMVPTGEIA, from the coding sequence ATGAGTGGCAACGATCCGTTTGACCGCATCCCGCCGACGGCGGCCTTCACCGTCACGAGCACCACGGCTGCGGACGGCGAGCCCTGGCCCGCGCCGCAGTACTCCGGGGCGTTCGACGTTCCCGGCGGTGAGGACATCTCGCCCCAGCTCTCGTGGTCGGGAGCCCCCGAGGGCACCAAGAGCTTCGCTGTCACCGTCTACGACCCCGACGCGCCCACCCAATCCGGCTTCTGGCACTGGGCGGTCGTGAACATCCCGGCGTCCGTGACCGAGCTGCCCGAGGGCGCAGGGACCGCGTCCGGCGAACTCCTGCCGACTGGCGCGTTCCAGCTGAGGAACGACGCCGGCACCGCGCAGTTCGTCGGCGCCGCCCCTCCCTCCGGGCACGGGCCGCACCGGTACTTCATCACCGTGCACGCCCTCGACGTCGAGGACCTCGGCGTCGGGGCAGACGCATCGCCGGCGTTCTTGGGCTTCAACATCTTCTTCCACACGCTCGCACGCGCCGTGATGGTCCCGACCGGCGAGATCGCCTAG
- a CDS encoding MFS transporter — translation MNQTTPQVQASATSTSTRRWLALATLMIPVLLISVDNTVLGFAVPAISLALKPTSTEMLWIVDVYALVLAGLLVPMGSIGDRIGRRRILLIGATGFAIVSVAAAFATTAGQLIAARAAIGIFGSMLMPATLSLIRNIFDNARERRLAVAIWASVYSGGAAFGPLLGGVLLEHFPWGSIFLIAVPMLVPALLLTPVLVPESRDPAPSPVDPVSIALVVTAAVALVWGIKEIAHDGGPAAAAAVLLGLGLGTAFVRRQLTRERPMLDVRLFARPVFSASIGANLVSFFSLVGFMYFLSQHLQLVAGASPLDAGLLMLPGAALSVVAGLAAVRLASRFSAASVMVAGLVMNAAGYAVVLAFGRDGWMPALLTGFAVVGVGVGLAETLSNDLILASVPPAKAGAASAISETAYELGAVLGTAILGSILGAAYRLGVQVPAGLPAEAAAQARETLGGAVDAASLLPPDAAGALLDSARRAFDSGVASTSAIAAVLMAAAAVVVLRALRTRDASRSA, via the coding sequence ATGAACCAGACCACGCCTCAGGTCCAGGCATCAGCCACATCAACCAGCACACGCCGCTGGCTCGCACTCGCGACGCTCATGATCCCCGTGCTGCTCATCTCGGTGGACAACACGGTGCTGGGCTTCGCGGTGCCCGCGATCTCCCTCGCCCTCAAGCCGACCTCTACCGAGATGCTGTGGATCGTGGACGTGTACGCGCTCGTGCTCGCCGGCCTCCTCGTGCCGATGGGCTCGATCGGCGACCGCATCGGCCGCCGCCGGATCCTCCTCATCGGCGCGACCGGCTTCGCAATCGTCTCCGTCGCGGCCGCGTTCGCCACCACTGCGGGCCAGCTCATCGCGGCGCGCGCGGCGATCGGCATCTTCGGCTCGATGCTCATGCCCGCCACTCTCTCGCTCATCCGCAACATCTTCGACAACGCCCGCGAACGCCGCCTCGCCGTGGCCATCTGGGCCTCGGTCTACTCCGGGGGTGCGGCGTTCGGACCCCTGCTGGGCGGCGTGCTGCTCGAGCACTTCCCTTGGGGCTCCATCTTCCTCATCGCCGTGCCGATGCTCGTCCCGGCGCTGCTCCTCACCCCTGTCCTCGTGCCCGAATCCCGCGACCCCGCGCCGTCGCCCGTCGATCCGGTGAGCATCGCACTCGTGGTGACCGCCGCCGTCGCCCTCGTATGGGGTATCAAGGAGATCGCGCACGACGGCGGCCCCGCGGCTGCCGCTGCCGTCCTCCTGGGCCTGGGGCTCGGGACAGCGTTCGTGCGCCGCCAGCTCACGAGGGAACGGCCCATGCTGGATGTGCGGCTGTTCGCGCGACCCGTGTTCAGCGCGAGCATCGGGGCGAACCTCGTGAGCTTCTTCTCGCTCGTGGGCTTCATGTACTTCTTGTCGCAGCACCTGCAGCTCGTGGCGGGGGCCAGTCCGCTAGACGCGGGCCTCCTCATGCTTCCTGGCGCCGCCCTCTCGGTGGTTGCGGGCCTTGCGGCGGTGCGGCTGGCCTCGCGGTTCTCGGCGGCGTCCGTCATGGTCGCGGGCCTCGTGATGAACGCCGCGGGCTACGCCGTGGTCCTGGCCTTCGGGCGAGACGGGTGGATGCCTGCGCTCCTGACGGGCTTCGCGGTGGTGGGCGTCGGCGTGGGACTCGCGGAGACGCTCTCCAACGACCTCATCCTCGCCTCCGTGCCGCCCGCGAAGGCCGGCGCGGCGTCCGCCATCTCGGAGACCGCCTATGAGCTTGGCGCCGTTCTCGGCACGGCGATCCTCGGCAGTATCCTCGGCGCGGCCTACCGACTCGGAGTCCAGGTCCCGGCGGGGCTCCCGGCCGAGGCCGCAGCCCAGGCCCGCGAGACCCTCGGCGGAGCGGTCGACGCCGCGAGCCTCCTCCCCCCGGACGCCGCCGGAGCGCTCCTGGACTCCGCCCGCCGCGCGTTCGATTCCGGCGTGGCCTCCACGTCCGCCATCGCAGCCGTGCTCATGGCGGCGGCTGCCGTCGTCGTGCTCCGGGCGCTGCGGACACGCGACGCGTCCCGGTCAGCCTGA
- a CDS encoding TetR/AcrR family transcriptional regulator, protein MPRPPKARAAILEAYRELLVSDGERAATMDAVAAAAGVSKGGLLYHFKNKDALAEGLLVWLREAAAADRERMAAAEEGPSRYFVRTSVSTGSDLDRLFVSAVRLAQAGHAGALRALEELDAAWLGIIRDEVADPAVSAAVMLIGEGLYYYSTLAGTWPEEAFGTTVEDLLGVVDRLREA, encoded by the coding sequence ATGCCCAGACCCCCGAAGGCCCGAGCGGCGATCCTCGAGGCGTACCGAGAGCTCCTCGTGTCCGACGGCGAGCGCGCCGCGACGATGGACGCCGTCGCTGCAGCGGCGGGCGTCTCGAAGGGCGGGCTCCTCTACCACTTCAAGAACAAGGACGCGCTCGCCGAGGGTCTCCTCGTCTGGCTGCGCGAGGCCGCCGCGGCGGACCGCGAGCGGATGGCCGCCGCCGAGGAGGGCCCGTCGCGATATTTCGTCCGGACGTCGGTGAGCACGGGCTCGGACCTCGATCGGCTGTTCGTCTCCGCCGTGCGCCTCGCCCAGGCCGGGCACGCGGGTGCCCTGAGGGCGCTCGAGGAGCTCGACGCGGCGTGGCTCGGGATCATCCGCGACGAGGTGGCAGACCCGGCCGTGTCTGCCGCGGTCATGCTCATCGGCGAGGGGCTCTACTACTACTCGACCCTCGCGGGGACATGGCCCGAGGAGGCCTTCGGGACGACGGTCGAGGACCTGCTCGGCGTCGTCGACCGCCTGCGGGAGGCGTGA
- the kynA gene encoding tryptophan 2,3-dioxygenase: MSQTTPEEFAGVRKIEDSVRTDFRGAMTYGRYLALDELLHAQRPQSQPEHHDELLFIVQHQTSELWLKLVLHELLEARRLMDADDLGKALKCLARVKAIQRTLTEQWSVLGTLTPREYAQFRGSLGNSSGFQSYQYRAIEFVLGNKHARMLEVFTSEPEAHALLARILEEPTVYDAFLRLVARSGYDVPEDILTRDVREPWTMREDLVPVFQRIYEEDSTPWGLYEACESLVDLEDNFQAWRFRHLRTVQRTIGFKRGTGGSSGVDFLKRALDLTFFPELYAVRTAIGA; encoded by the coding sequence ATGTCCCAGACCACACCTGAAGAGTTTGCCGGCGTCCGCAAGATCGAAGACTCCGTCCGAACCGACTTCCGCGGCGCCATGACCTACGGGCGCTACCTCGCGCTCGACGAGCTCCTGCACGCCCAGCGCCCGCAGAGCCAGCCCGAGCACCACGACGAGCTGCTCTTCATCGTCCAGCACCAGACGAGCGAGCTGTGGCTCAAGCTCGTCCTGCACGAGCTTCTCGAGGCGCGTCGCCTCATGGATGCCGACGACCTCGGCAAGGCACTCAAGTGCCTCGCCCGCGTCAAGGCCATCCAGCGCACGCTGACCGAACAGTGGAGCGTCCTCGGCACCCTGACGCCCCGCGAGTACGCCCAGTTCCGTGGCTCGCTCGGCAACTCCTCAGGCTTCCAGTCCTACCAGTACCGCGCCATCGAGTTCGTGCTCGGCAACAAGCACGCGCGGATGCTCGAGGTGTTCACGAGCGAGCCAGAGGCGCACGCGCTGCTCGCCCGGATCCTTGAGGAGCCCACCGTCTACGATGCGTTCCTGCGGCTCGTGGCCCGCAGCGGCTACGACGTCCCCGAGGACATCCTGACCCGTGACGTGCGTGAACCGTGGACTATGCGCGAGGACCTCGTGCCCGTCTTCCAGCGGATCTACGAGGAGGATTCGACCCCGTGGGGCCTCTACGAGGCGTGCGAGAGTCTCGTAGACCTCGAGGACAACTTCCAGGCCTGGCGCTTCCGCCACCTCCGCACGGTCCAGCGGACCATCGGCTTCAAGCGCGGTACCGGCGGCTCCTCTGGCGTCGACTTCCTCAAGCGCGCGCTGGACCTGACCTTCTTCCCCGAGCTGTACGCCGTCCGCACCGCGATCGGAGCCTGA
- a CDS encoding kynureninase, which produces MTDLSTSTQAAHDGMLGAAALDAADPLAHFRNRFLGCDGPNGGPVVAYLDGNSLGRPLADTAERLAEFTAGPWGQRLIRAWDEQWMDEPVRLGDRLGEVVLGAARGQTIVADSTSVMIYKLVRAAFDAQAPTGRDEIVVDLENFPTDRFIVEGIAAERGATIRWIEPDPDTGVTPADVESVLGPRTAVVLLSHVAYRSGFIADAAAITDVVHSAGGLVVWDLCHSAGSVPVELDAWGADLAVGCTYKYLNGGPGSPALGYVRRDLQDRLLQPIWGWMGAADPFGMTDSYAPAAGIRRFITGTPPILAMQPLSAMVEVIAEAGMDAIRAKSVQLTEFAAVLSERFLVPLGVELASPSDPAERGSHITLNHPRFREVTAMLWERGVIPDFRPPRGLRVGLSPLSTSFAEVQAGIAAIRDALTELA; this is translated from the coding sequence ATGACAGACCTCAGCACCTCCACCCAGGCCGCGCACGACGGCATGCTGGGCGCCGCAGCGCTCGACGCCGCCGACCCACTCGCCCATTTCCGCAACCGTTTCCTCGGGTGCGACGGTCCCAACGGTGGCCCGGTCGTCGCCTACCTGGACGGCAACTCCCTCGGCCGTCCGCTGGCAGACACCGCCGAGCGGCTCGCAGAGTTCACCGCCGGCCCGTGGGGCCAGCGCCTCATCCGGGCCTGGGACGAGCAGTGGATGGACGAGCCCGTCCGCCTCGGCGATCGTCTCGGCGAGGTCGTGCTCGGCGCCGCGCGAGGCCAGACCATCGTCGCGGACTCGACGTCGGTCATGATCTACAAGCTAGTGCGCGCCGCCTTCGACGCGCAGGCCCCAACGGGTCGGGACGAGATCGTGGTCGATCTCGAGAACTTCCCGACGGACCGATTCATCGTCGAGGGCATCGCCGCGGAGCGCGGGGCGACGATCCGCTGGATCGAGCCCGACCCTGACACCGGGGTGACGCCGGCGGACGTCGAGTCCGTGCTCGGCCCGCGCACCGCCGTCGTGCTCCTGTCCCACGTCGCGTACCGCTCGGGGTTCATCGCCGACGCTGCTGCGATCACCGACGTTGTGCACAGTGCCGGAGGGCTCGTGGTGTGGGACCTGTGCCACTCGGCCGGGTCGGTGCCGGTCGAACTCGATGCGTGGGGCGCTGACCTTGCCGTCGGCTGCACCTACAAGTACCTCAACGGAGGCCCCGGCTCGCCCGCCCTCGGCTACGTGCGCCGCGACCTCCAGGACCGGCTGCTCCAGCCGATCTGGGGCTGGATGGGAGCCGCCGACCCGTTCGGCATGACCGACTCCTACGCGCCCGCGGCCGGGATCCGCCGCTTCATCACCGGCACCCCGCCGATCCTCGCGATGCAGCCACTCTCTGCCATGGTCGAGGTCATTGCCGAGGCCGGAATGGATGCCATCCGGGCCAAGTCCGTGCAGCTCACCGAATTCGCAGCGGTCCTGAGCGAGCGGTTCCTGGTACCCCTCGGCGTCGAGCTCGCGAGCCCCAGCGACCCCGCCGAGCGGGGCTCGCACATCACCCTCAACCACCCGCGCTTCCGAGAGGTCACCGCGATGCTCTGGGAGCGGGGGGTCATCCCTGACTTCCGCCCCCCTCGCGGGCTGCGCGTGGGCCTCTCGCCGCTGAGCACCTCGTTCGCAGAGGTTCAGGCCGGGATTGCGGCGATCAGGGACGCTCTGACCGAGCTCGCATGA